The Telopea speciosissima isolate NSW1024214 ecotype Mountain lineage chromosome 11, Tspe_v1, whole genome shotgun sequence genome includes the window atttttttttatttttttgtcatgtGGGTTACCATCTTACAAAATAtctcaaaaaaaacaaaacaatgaaAAGGGTAAACTTTATATGAACTGGAAAAAGGTGACCACTTCGCCATCCAGCACTAAAGGGGGAAGCGAAAACATTTAATCTTGAAAATGGCTGTATTTCCAGTATGTACGCAAGCCCAGGTTAGAgtgggctgggctgggttgaGGCTTTGGATTATGATCTAATGTGTGAATAATCTAGGCTTCAGCTTAAgaatttaaatgaaaataaaataagggctGCTTGGATCTTTAACAGGTAAGAGtctagaattttattttttttttgggtagaaagataAGAGTCTAGAATTAATAGATGTTATAAGGAGAAGAAATATTAACGTAGTCTTTATTCAAGCGACTAGATGGAAGAATAAAAATACTAAGGAATTGAGCgattttaaattttgatatacaagggataaaaataataaaagtagAGTGGATATAATAGTAGATAAAGATTTAAACAATAAtatggtggatgttaaaagtaggggtgtaaatgaatagtcaaaatccgtttccgtactcgtgttcgtatccgtttagcactatctgaatccgtccgaaagctaaacggatgtggatatagataggctatagctatccgaaaaactatatttacatgtgaacggataaaatatccaatctgtatttgtgtccgtatccgtttaacacaatccgaatccatccgaaagctaatcggaggCGGATGCTGATATAGCATtattcgagccgaatccaatccgtttacatccctagttaaaAGATTCGAAAATAGAATTGTATCCATCATCAAGCTTGTGTCGAAAAAAAATGTTGTTAGTGATTTGCGTGGCATTGTCTAGCTAATTAAATCCTCATTCAACGGTCATTGCACCCTCAACCAAAAGCAATCAAATGTCACCGCTGTCCCCTTGCCAGCgtctcctcctccacctccatccCTGGTCCTCCACTACCTATGATTTGATGTCTACTAGTTCCATTCATCGCTTCTCTCATTCTTGAAAAGTAGTTTAATGACctactactaccaccaccaccaccaccaccgcgtGTGTGGTGGTTGGGATATCTCGGTAGAACTATCAGATGGGAAATGACTATGGACCACCACCTTCCTTAGGTGGGTGTCTTTCTCAAATCAAATCTGACTATAAATTCCCTACTACTTGGATGATGTTGGCAATTGGGATCGATCATTAATGGAGAGATAATTCACCGTTCAATTGGTATTCTATCAAATTTCAGCATTAAAGTCCATCAATAACCCTCCCATGTTGTCTCCTCCATCCTTTTTGTGGTCttagattttttatatttttatttattttttaagaataaaaaataaattaagagaaaaaaaaatagaatacaaACTAAAGGTAGACATGACGAAAATAAGACGTCGGGGTTCTTTACTGTCGAGGTGCCCATACAATTGTATGCACCCCAGACACAGTAAGGTGGTGAAAAGACCGCCTTGCCCCTAcccaagcgggggtaaggcgatctttaCCGCCTTGTTGTGTTTGAGGCGCATGACAGTAGGGGCAACAcgaaagtagaggatccggatcccaAAAATAGGACTCCTAAGAGAACTACaaacaattaataaaatgaTGATACATCAAAAACTATCGATAAGAAAAAACAATATATTaatggtttatttgttacctaGCCAATTTGGATTGTGTTGAAACTCGACATGTAGGCATGGCATCTAGAGTCAATATGTGCAAAAAATTTGGGCTCCAATGGAACCATTTCATGATAGATATTTGATGCCAATTAAGTGACATTTTGCAAAAGGGCACCCATGGGTGATTGCAGGTTAGATTTAATTAAACAATCAACATGGTGAATCATTGAATATgaaacacaaaacaaaagattCAAGATGGAATCCCATAACTGGATCCATAGCATTTGAAGAAGAATTTTCCATAATCGTTTTCCTTACACTGTTGATTTTGTCTGCTCCCTTTTATATAAAATTACTAGGATTAGCAACTAATTAATGGGCATTGTTACCATTATATAGATTAAGAACAGGGATCAACCATGTCAAATAGAACAACTGACAACTCCCCCATAATAGGCTTAGGTTTTTAATAGGTCCACACATTATAAAACAAGCTTTACATTTTTAGAATGGATTAACTGAAGGCTCTACCCATTAAAGAGACCATTTCTCGTATAAAACAAATGGCGACTCTCCCATTATAGGCTCGATTGTTAATAggtccacacatataataaaacAACCTTTACACTTTTAGAATGGATTAACTAAAGCCTTTACCCACTAAGGAGAGATCGACTCCCATATAAGACTTCATCGAACCAAGCTCATCAGTCAGCACCTATCCAGTAATCAATACCCATACAGTGACTGGCTGAAAACTCACACATGATGAAAACATTATACTCTACACCACaattaaaatcaaattcaatcatatgacCAACCATTAGTGGCGAAAAAATGTTGAGATGGTATGGGGAATGTCAGTctaaactaactaaaaaacgCCTTTCAAAGCCTGTAATTAATATTCTTAAGTTTCAATATATATgatctcctcccccccccccccccctcttccctcAACCCACCcaccaaaaatatattttcttaaGAGAGATATCGATGTATATAAATGATTAAATGCATTCTATTAGGTTTAGGATAAAAATGTTCTTTGAATCCACTACGGAGGATACACTAGCACCTTCTTTCTCATCTCTCTCCTCGTATAAAAGAAATGGCTTCTCCGCCCCCAATGAATGAAACCATTTCATTGCTCCTCATGGGTCACTCCCCTATGATACTTGCTCgaaaaaccctctcccttagTTTTATACCCAAGACAAAATTACAGGTCTGCCCCTACTATATCAACCATGTATCGAAAATTGGGATCTTTCCCTAGAGAGTTAGACATTTAAATCTGAATCGAAACTGGCTTCTTCGTAACATTGTAAAAactaaagagagagaaagggtgacAGTTAATGATGACATTCACTATTCCAATTACCGATggtaaagagagaatctcttcactaTGTTTTTTGTGGGACATTAGACATCAGCAgtcaaaacacacacacaaacgcacaatctaaaaacataaacaaagagAAGATCACTCAAAAACCAAGTAGAGTTTTGGACATTGGCTTGAAGATGTGATGAGGATCTGATTCCAAAGCAGTGACCAATGCCGGCCATAAGATAGCAGACACTACCCATGAGCCATCCCCCTTTGCACTCGGCCTCTGGTTCATATacccaacacctatccttgatATTGTTGAACATACTGTACCCAGCACCGGAGACCCAAACCCAAAGTCCAATTCCGCCACCGGAAACCGCCGACCGGACGACACAACAAGTGCAGGTCCTCCCCTGCCTAACACAATCTTGGCTAACATCAAACCTGGCCTGTGACACTCAatccaatcaatcaaatccaaGAAATGAGCTTCATTAGTTACCTTTCCAATTGATTCATGAACAATAGTTGCCACACTTGAAAGTGGCAATTCCTTCAAATCCACCACACTTGCCCTTCCAACAGCCACAGACAATACATTTCCAATATAATTAGACATGGAATTGGTATCTTCACACATTCTTTTACGTCCATCCACTAACCACCCCATCTTACAATGAGTGTTCGATTCATCAATGCTCCTCACCATAATCTTCCAAACATATGCAGAGAAAGCCTCAATTTTTGTTCTCTTCACACCTTCCATTGATGATAACTTCTGCAAATAATCTATACTTGTTGCATCAATGTGATAGAGCCGTTTGAGCAAGATATCATTTGCTGGCATATTGATTATCTCCTCCAACTTGCATGAAACGAATCTATGGTCTAATGAAGGGTCATAAGTAGGAGGAATGCGCGGCCGGAGATATCTTCGATGATCCGGTAAACACGAAATCGACTTCCCTTGAGCTATTTCCGACCATGAAACAAGAAATTTACCGAAGGCGCTCGCGTCCCCTAATGCGTGATCAAAGGTGAATGTAATGGAGATACCACCACAGGCATAATTCGTTACTTGAACATGAAATGGAAATTCAGATTTTGTAGAGACTAGTTTACCTTGTAGAGACTTGTTTAGATTGTAGAAGTTTAATTCTTCTAAGGAAATATTTGCATAGGCTTCTACAAGTAGAGCACCATGGTTGTCACATACTATCTCTGGCTCACATGTCTTTGGATTTGTAACAATTCGACCAGCAAATGGGTAATAGTGTTTGAGGGTACCTGTAAGAGAACTCTTAAGTTCTTTAACAATGGTAGTGAAGCTCTTGAATGGTGGTGCTTTGGGGTAGACATAGAAGTATGTGACCGGAAAGCGGCCGGAAAGAAGATCAAGATTTGAAAGGGAGATGACCTTTGGTTGTGAGGGAACATCTGAAGCCTTAACAATACTTTTTCCGGTGAATTTTACGTCGAAATCATCACTGACCGGATTTTCAATCTCCATTAGGCCGGAAGTGTTGTAGAAGCTAGACTTAGAAAAGCTACTAAAGAAGATTTTTCTCTTGCTTTGGTTTGTGTATGAAATTAACTAGTGGCTTATTTATCATAGAAGTTCTTCGAGGGGAATGTGAAAAATAAGTCATCCTATTGGAGGATTACATTTCAGGATCTTTTGATGGAACAAATAATGACAATAAGGgatttggacaaagttttcttccacctataaagggcggttcacccaccatcttagcATTCACAAAAGCCCCtgttagggttttagtatatttcaAGATACCCTTCAGAGACCCATTCTCGCCCTTTCCCAGCCCTCGATGAATgggtgggtggagggaaactcgatctaTAACACATTAAAACATGGTGCTTGCAGCTTTGAATTGGGTCTCAGAATTAGAGGCCAATAgtggatctttatcccttcTAGTTCCCTGTCCGTCCAATTCCCAATACCTCTAACAAAGTTGgtgcaatgaccgtcttacctcTGTCCAAACAATCTGCCCGAGGGGGATCCACCTCCCCCCTTAatagaggcactggggaactgaGCCGGATGAGAACcgaaggagataattttctatAGTTAAACATCGCAACCCAACTTGACCCGTTTACCAGTTCTGTTGGGTTACATAATTGGTCAGTCGGTGGTCGGGTCAATGGTTGTCTCTCCGAGGCTACAACATATAAAGATTAGACAAGAAATAGCCTTTCTTGACAATGATCCGTCATTGTCAATAGCATGTGCTCTTTAGCTGTCAACACAGATGGTTTAGAATCCCATGGAGATTCATGCTGATTTAGGTTGGGGCAACTTGAATTTTTGTCTCTTTCAATTTTGACActtctccaattcctcacataggagttgaaatgaccaccctatcccacCTTAGGCAgtgtgggtagggtggtcatttcagcacctatgtgagggattggagggtgtcagaattggaggtgataatgatccTGATAGGTTGGGCAGTAATTTCGTGTGCTCTTGTGTTAAGATGCAGGAGCCACGTAgcttttctctgtttttttaaagagaaaattttatttcattactgGTGAAGGTTCACCACAAGTCCACACCATTTCCTATAGGGTTTAGTATGTTCTCCAAAATAGCCTCCTAATGCCTTCATGTGTGCATCCGAAgctccctttttatttttacctaaatattatctgggaccagAGGAAGCCCCTAAGATTATATTAATGATTGTGGGAAAACAAtacaaggggggagggggaagtcCTAACCTGCCTTATCCCAACCTGAACCCTTACAATCAATAAATCTGCTTTGTCCTCTCGAGTGATATGATGAAACTCTGAAGGGACCTCCTGCTCTATATAGAAAATAGAGTTGGTTGTTTCACAAGCCAAATTAACTAACCAATCCGTTGCATCTGAAGCCCTGTGATGAATAGATTCTCATTTACCGTGTTTGATGGAAAATTCgatccttgttttttttaagtttgtaGCCAAATTCCATCATATTCTCCCTCATGTATTAGGGTGCAACTTTTTTGGTAGTCTATGCACCGTTCAATGGTTCTAGGGTTTCGAACTGTTATTTGGCATTTggtctgaaacttgacatgtaatTAGGTAGGAGATTGGGTCTGCATTTCCAGCAAATTAGGGTTCTATATATATCCTCCCTTTCATGCAAAGATGAGGGAACCCAAATGGGCATTCTCTTAAGCACGGATCTGATTAAATAAAAATGGATATACCGGATAAGACCCGATCCAATTCATGGTGTGGAGTTGTGTGTAGTCTCTATAGTTGCCTTTTTTTCGGAAATGCAATTTGAAGGGACAATAAGGTTTGGCATTGTCTTCATAGTGCTTGTCACCTTCATGGTGGGGGAGCACCATGGACGGTTCAAAATCTcagattctctctttctctcactgtCGATCGTTAGGTTTGTAGTGACGTTGGCAGACCAGCACCCAATAGTAAGTAAGTGGGTGATTCAATTCCCAGTTTGAATCTATGATTGATATTCCCTTATGTAAATACATATGTGATGAG containing:
- the LOC122645659 gene encoding coniferyl alcohol acyltransferase gives rise to the protein MEIENPVSDDFDVKFTGKSIVKASDVPSQPKVISLSNLDLLSGRFPVTYFYVYPKAPPFKSFTTIVKELKSSLTGTLKHYYPFAGRIVTNPKTCEPEIVCDNHGALLVEAYANISLEELNFYNLNKSLQGKLVSTKSEFPFHVQVTNYACGGISITFTFDHALGDASAFGKFLVSWSEIAQGKSISCLPDHRRYLRPRIPPTYDPSLDHRFVSCKLEEIINMPANDILLKRLYHIDATSIDYLQKLSSMEGVKRTKIEAFSAYVWKIMVRSIDESNTHCKMGWLVDGRKRMCEDTNSMSNYIGNVLSVAVGRASVVDLKELPLSSVATIVHESIGKVTNEAHFLDLIDWIECHRPGLMLAKIVLGRGGPALVVSSGRRFPVAELDFGFGSPVLGTVCSTISRIGVGYMNQRPSAKGDGSWVVSAILWPALVTALESDPHHIFKPMSKTLLGF